The following coding sequences lie in one Girardinichthys multiradiatus isolate DD_20200921_A chromosome 13, DD_fGirMul_XY1, whole genome shotgun sequence genomic window:
- the si:dkey-202e17.1 gene encoding glycoprotein-N-acetylgalactosamine 3-beta-galactosyltransferase 1 yields MRPKDLMFTIGLMTGFFTLHLLLNSIVPMEQVSVSVRNGNHRLNGHNAYTEPSKRNNSAGNSPTSARILCWIMTGPKNLESRTKHVKATWGKHCHKVLYMSSVKTDFPTVELNVSEGRENLYWKTIKALQYIHQHHLDGANWFLKADDDTYVVVENLKYILSKFDPEKPLYMGRRFKPFISQGYMSGGAGYVLSKEALRRFVRGFHTGECTHFSTIEDMALGKCMETMKVEPVDTRDMKGRQTFHPYPLDHYVIRQQRRPRPWNMIYDYYTPIEGPNCCSDLVVSFHYIYAVQQYVLEYLTYHLRPYGYIYRFRPDESVEADNKTNRGA; encoded by the exons ATGAGGCCTAAAGATTTGATGTTCACCATTGGGTTGATGACTGGATTTTTCACCCTTCACTTACTGCTTAACTCCATAGTTCCAATGGAGCAGGTCTCCGTCTCTGTGAGGAATGGAAATCATCGGCTTAATGGCCATAATGCATACACAG AACCAAGTAAAAGGAACAACTCGGCAGGAAATTCCCCTACCTCTGCACGGATTTTGTGTTGGATTATGACCGGACCTAAGAACCTGGAATCACGAACCAAGCATGTCAAGGCAACGTGGGGAAAGCATTGccacaaagtgctgtacatgagtTCAGTGAAGACAGATTTCCCTACTGTGGAGCTGAATGTGAGTGAAGGAAGGGAAAATCTGTATTGGAAGACCATCAAAGCTCTCCAGTACATCCACCAGCACCATTTGGATGGAGCCAACTGGTTCCTGAAAGCAGATGATGACACATATGTGGTTGTAGAGAACCTGAAGTACATCTTATCCAAATTTGACCCAGAAAAACCATTGTACATGGGTCGCAGGTTTAAACCATTCATAAGTCAAGGCTACATGAGTGGAGGAGCAGGTTACGTCCTGAGTAAGGAAGCACTGAGGAGATTTGTAAGAGGTTTTCACACAGGAGAATGTACTCACTTCTCCACAATAGAAGACATGGCTCTGGGGAAATGTATGGAGACCATGAAAGTGGAGCCAGTAGACACCCGAGACATGAAGGGCAGGCAAACATTCCATCCTTATCCTCTAGACCATTACGTTATACGACAACAGCGAAGACCTCGGCCTTGGAATATGATTTATGACTACTATACTCCAATTGAG GGTCCAAATTGCTGCTCAGATTTAGTTGTATCTTTTCACTACATTTATGCTGTTCAGCAGTACGTGTTGGAGTATCTGACCTACCATCTACGACCATATGGTTACATATATAGATTTAGACCTGATGAAAGCGTGGAAGCTGACAACAAAACTAACAGAGGAGCATGA